A single genomic interval of Malania oleifera isolate guangnan ecotype guangnan chromosome 13, ASM2987363v1, whole genome shotgun sequence harbors:
- the LOC131145680 gene encoding uncharacterized protein LOC131145680 → MASSSPKLKHSAADIAEWGWLPKNVLHIVLDNLVSFRDYVRFAAVCTRWHSVAVENNMYWRSINPQLQTSRPRRHQFPLLLVPSGDADEYSNNLYSVIDDAIYRLRVPMPAPFNRVNGSCGSSCGWLAFSQSLQETKTFPQIVTLVNPFSGATIRLPKLDPEEYLKFDDNEMGVHKVVLSADPASAPADFQAVAVYGHMRRLARYRAGDEGWIYAPAELLKRRSDGSTCVQKPPVCVDAVCYRGRFYAVNQWGWVVAILKVRAKGWDRSNCVYVRKRCLQWYTITRLPTQTRDFRSTLVESSEGDLLLVRRNLDESEAKVFKVRDGRGRKEGEGGAAEVKSLGDDAVFVGCGKPGCVSASSAAAIAVGGWCRGNCVYYANCGTEIGLFCLGNHGSHGKLYSHCPPHQNLPHPVWVLLASLENLLLTTN, encoded by the coding sequence ATGGCGTCGTCTTCCCCGAAGTTGAAGCACTCAGCAGCAGACATTGCAGAGTGGGGATGGCTTCCCAAAAATGTCCTCCATATCGTTTTGGACAATTTGGTATCTTTCCGCGATTACGTCCGGTTCGCCGCCGTCTGCACTCGCTGGCACTCAGTTGCCGTGGAGAACAATATGTACTGGCGGAGCATTAACCCACAGTTACAGACTTCTCGCCCCCGTCGCCATCAATTCCCTCTGCTTCTGGTGCCCTCCGGTGACGCCGACGAATACAGCAACAACCTTTACAGCGTCATCGACGATGCCATCTACCGGCTGCGAGTTCCTATGCCGGCGCCCTTCAACAGGGTCAACGGGTCCTGCGGTTCTTCTTGCGGCTGGTTAGCTTTTTCCCAATCCCTCCAAGAGACCAAAACCTTTCCGCAGATCGTGACACTCGTAAACCCTTTCTCCGGCGCCACCATCCGCCTCCCCAAATTGGACCCCGAAGAGTACCTAAAATTCGACGACAATGAGATGGGAGTCCACAAGGTTGTGCTGTCAGCGGACCCGGCCTCCGCTCCGGCTGATTTCCAGGCGGTGGCGGTGTACGGGCACATGCGGAGGCTGGCCCGTTACAGAGCCGGCGACGAAGGGTGGATTTACGCCCCAGCGGAGCTCCTCAAGAGAAGATCGGACGGGAGCACCTGCGTGCAGAAGCCGCCGGTCTGTGTCGACGCAGTTTGCTACAGGGGCCGATTCTACGCGGTGAACCAGTGGGGTTGGGTGGTGGCGATATTGAAGGTACGGGCCAAGGGGTGGGATCGTTCCAATTGCGTGTACGTGAGGAAGAGGTGCCTGCAGTGGTATACAATCACCAGATTACCAACGCAGACTAGGGATTTTAGGTCGACCCTAGTGGAGTCGTCGGAGGGAGATCTGCTGCTGGTTCGAAGGAACTTGGATGAGTCGGAGGCGAAAGTCTTCAAGGTGAGGGATGGGAGGGGGAGGAAGGAGGGGGAGGGCGGCGCTGCGGAGGTGAAGAGCCTTGGGGATGATGCTGTGTTCGTGGGGTGTGGGAAGCCCGGGTGCGTCTCTGCTTCTTCGGCGGCGGCGATAGCCGTGGGTGGGTGGTGCAGGGGCAACTGCGTGTACTACGCTAATTGCGGAACAGAGATTGGACTGTTCTGCTTGGGGAATCATGGAAGCCATGGAAAGCTTTACAGCCACTGTCCTCCTCACCAAAATCTTCCTCATCCCGTTTGGGTTCTCCTTGCTTCTCTTGAAAATTTATTGCTTACTACcaactag